The Fimbriimonas ginsengisoli Gsoil 348 genome window below encodes:
- the cdaA gene encoding diadenylate cyclase CdaA — MEDLLRPFLSLRELTTRELMIHVVDILLVTFLLYRLLMLVRGTRAWRIVLGILGFLLVLYIAGRTGMSTLHYVLEKATYVGPAILAILFLPELRLALEGFGRPATLLPRVIPNQDELAEARTVEELVAAVAELAAGHIGTLIVLEKESPLNDIAANGVMLQAMVSAPLLGSIFYEGNPLHDGAVIIRGDMILAAACRLPLSDSARLDQSVHMRHRAAVGVTESYDCLVVVVSEERGTISVASEGRLQRLGSAAELRAVLNRELRNMEDEPPPKKDREPRHRHRRLRRNGVEVKP; from the coding sequence TTGGAAGATCTTCTCCGGCCATTCCTTTCCCTTCGGGAGCTGACGACGCGTGAACTGATGATTCACGTCGTCGACATCCTGTTGGTGACCTTCCTCCTATACCGGCTGTTGATGCTGGTGCGAGGTACGCGGGCATGGAGAATCGTTCTCGGGATCCTCGGCTTTTTGCTTGTGCTCTACATCGCCGGACGAACCGGAATGAGCACCCTGCACTACGTGCTGGAAAAGGCCACCTACGTGGGCCCCGCCATTTTGGCGATCCTCTTTTTGCCCGAGCTGCGGCTTGCACTGGAGGGGTTTGGCCGGCCGGCAACATTGCTTCCTCGCGTCATCCCGAACCAGGATGAGTTGGCGGAAGCCCGCACCGTAGAGGAGCTGGTCGCCGCCGTCGCGGAGCTCGCGGCCGGCCATATCGGCACTTTGATCGTGTTGGAGAAAGAGTCGCCCCTCAACGACATCGCCGCGAACGGCGTGATGCTGCAGGCGATGGTTTCCGCACCGTTACTCGGGTCGATATTTTACGAAGGGAACCCGTTACACGACGGAGCGGTGATTATTCGCGGCGACATGATTCTCGCCGCCGCCTGCCGATTGCCCCTCAGCGACAGCGCGCGCTTGGATCAGAGCGTTCATATGCGACACCGGGCCGCGGTCGGAGTGACCGAGAGCTACGACTGCCTTGTGGTGGTCGTAAGCGAGGAGCGCGGCACGATCTCCGTTGCCTCCGAGGGGCGCTTGCAGAGACTAGGGTCGGCAGCGGAGCTTCGCGCGGTGTTGAATCGCGAGCTGCGCAACATGGAGGACGAACCGCCTCCCAAGAAAGATCGCGAGCCGCGCCACCGCCATCGCCGGTTGCGCCGCAATGGCGTCGAGGTCAAGCCGTGA
- a CDS encoding YcxB family protein, translating to METDQVALRPILSTDEQIRAFEENLGKLRVAYWLSIGVFGLFVAIGLYRTIVLHEWFSGAIAIVVGLYSFSWGQKLPFFRNGIHHLETRQFMEQDGLRLVVVINGKTWSNFLITWSDVQQVSESADAVVLRLQNGTQLVPNESFENEEQRALLISRAGGLSA from the coding sequence GTGGAAACTGACCAGGTTGCGCTGAGGCCGATTCTGAGTACGGACGAACAGATTCGTGCGTTTGAAGAGAATCTTGGCAAATTGCGCGTAGCGTACTGGCTCTCGATAGGCGTGTTTGGGCTCTTCGTTGCGATCGGGCTCTATCGAACAATCGTTCTCCATGAGTGGTTTTCAGGTGCGATCGCCATTGTGGTGGGGCTGTATTCCTTCTCGTGGGGCCAAAAATTACCTTTCTTTCGAAACGGTATCCACCACCTCGAGACTCGCCAATTCATGGAACAGGATGGCTTGCGGCTGGTGGTGGTCATCAACGGCAAAACTTGGTCCAATTTCTTGATCACGTGGAGTGATGTGCAGCAGGTCTCCGAATCGGCCGACGCCGTCGTCTTGCGCCTGCAAAACGGCACCCAACTCGTGCCAAACGAATCGTTCGAAAACGAGGAGCAGCGTGCTCTTCTCATCTCCCGCGCCGGCGGGTTGTCGGCGTAG
- the pheA gene encoding prephenate dehydratase yields MDEATPRPLEKIRQDIDAIDTQLVSLLSRRVELAQEVGRVKGRDNRPYFTPERERQIFDKLEQTNPGPMRAKQLQAIFREIISAARAAEKPLVAAFWGPAGTYTHLAAIQTFGTSTEFVAQDGIADVFQAIEQGKVDYGVVPVENALAGVVPETLDMFPQTNVKICAEVYIPIHHHLASTAGSLDEVQRIYAFGQPVNQCKGWIRSNLPNAEIIDTAPTARAAQKALEDPQGAAICNSLAAQLVGIPLLVEHISDNPANRTRFLVLGYNEPAKTGRDKSSVMFNLKNKPGELVKALSAFERHGVNLMMIESRPAQRATFEYIFYCDCAGHRTDANLQAALEELRENALETVILGSYPYRDPLDV; encoded by the coding sequence ATGGACGAAGCAACGCCCCGGCCACTTGAAAAGATCCGACAAGATATCGACGCGATCGACACGCAACTCGTGTCGCTTTTGAGTCGAAGAGTCGAGCTCGCCCAGGAAGTGGGGCGGGTGAAGGGGCGCGACAACCGGCCGTACTTTACGCCGGAGCGCGAGCGGCAGATCTTCGACAAGCTGGAGCAGACGAACCCGGGTCCGATGCGGGCCAAGCAGCTGCAAGCGATCTTCCGCGAGATCATCTCCGCGGCACGCGCGGCGGAGAAACCGCTGGTGGCGGCGTTCTGGGGCCCTGCCGGCACCTACACCCACTTGGCGGCGATCCAAACCTTCGGAACGAGCACCGAATTCGTAGCCCAAGACGGGATCGCCGACGTTTTTCAGGCGATCGAGCAGGGGAAAGTCGATTACGGTGTGGTTCCCGTGGAGAACGCGCTGGCGGGAGTGGTGCCGGAGACCCTCGACATGTTTCCGCAAACCAACGTCAAGATCTGTGCCGAGGTCTATATCCCGATCCACCACCACCTAGCCTCTACGGCCGGGTCACTGGATGAGGTGCAACGAATTTACGCTTTCGGCCAACCGGTAAACCAATGCAAGGGGTGGATCCGCTCTAACCTTCCGAATGCGGAGATCATAGACACCGCCCCGACCGCCCGCGCAGCGCAGAAAGCGCTGGAAGACCCTCAGGGCGCCGCCATCTGCAACTCGCTCGCCGCCCAACTTGTGGGCATCCCGCTGCTGGTGGAGCACATCTCGGATAACCCGGCGAACCGAACCCGTTTCCTGGTTCTCGGCTACAACGAACCCGCCAAGACGGGGCGCGACAAGTCGAGCGTCATGTTCAACCTCAAGAACAAGCCGGGCGAGCTCGTAAAGGCGCTCAGCGCGTTCGAGCGGCACGGCGTGAACCTAATGATGATCGAGAGCCGCCCCGCCCAGCGCGCCACGTTCGAATACATCTTCTACTGCGACTGCGCCGGCCACCGCACCGACGCCAACCTCCAAGCCGCCCTCGAAGAGCTCCGAGAGAACGCCCTAGAAACGGTAATCCTCGGCAGCTACCCCTACCGCGACCCGCTGGACGTATAA
- a CDS encoding GNAT family N-acetyltransferase: MIEVRTIRNHEAEPFLELLCDVFGLDYQRAYDVFFSEPLFDLHRKWALFDGAEMVSILTTTPLRFGWGRAFGIAGVATRQARQREGYASKLLQHVLREGRERGESAALLFAREPSVYERNGFEPIDQVIRSRIKTSPEHDDPIVEPEEAELIYDAWAALDPNRLRRDVKRWEYWRWNFRVTTEFDGGYLCHEPGNLRECIFTPHHDALPLPEDTEWFGLASMAAHFAIPLVDPVPELTLMGYQVPDVPQMFMTDQF; this comes from the coding sequence TTGATCGAGGTCCGGACGATCCGCAATCACGAAGCGGAGCCTTTCCTGGAGCTGCTGTGCGACGTTTTCGGCCTCGACTACCAGCGCGCTTACGACGTCTTCTTCTCCGAGCCTCTGTTCGACCTTCACCGGAAGTGGGCTCTTTTCGATGGAGCCGAGATGGTCTCGATTCTCACCACCACTCCGCTCCGCTTTGGGTGGGGGCGGGCCTTTGGAATCGCGGGGGTGGCTACGCGTCAGGCGCGTCAGCGGGAGGGGTATGCGTCCAAGCTCCTGCAACACGTGCTTCGAGAGGGCCGGGAACGGGGAGAGTCCGCGGCGCTGTTGTTCGCGCGCGAGCCGAGCGTCTACGAGCGGAACGGTTTCGAGCCGATCGACCAGGTCATACGATCGCGCATAAAGACGTCTCCCGAGCATGACGATCCGATCGTGGAGCCGGAGGAGGCCGAGCTGATCTACGACGCCTGGGCGGCCCTCGACCCAAACCGGCTCCGGCGCGACGTCAAGCGATGGGAATACTGGCGCTGGAATTTCCGGGTCACTACCGAGTTCGACGGCGGCTACCTCTGCCACGAGCCCGGCAACCTCCGAGAGTGCATCTTCACCCCCCACCACGACGCCCTTCCCCTGCCGGAAGACACCGAATGGTTCGGCCTCGCCTCGATGGCGGCCCACTTCGCCATCCCCTTAGTCGACCCGGTTCCGGAGCTAACTCTGATGGGTTACCAGGTGCCGGATGTGCCACAGATGTTTATGACCGATCAGTTTTGA
- a CDS encoding YbbR-like domain-containing protein, whose amino-acid sequence MISLFLWAVVYTQTTETKQATVTVRHLVKKGLDESKYVLTSDLSIPLQVRVVASADRLNELELLSDQLEGTVNLTSASPDKDGKYMAPVSLWPPKLRDVAVQQIPRIPVTIEPVVSRTVPVEVKPVGKLPEGAGEIETPVLPVQKTVRIFGPKSEIARVEGAQATLPLGNLDPMQTSPYVSDILVYGKGHLDHVRVDPPSTDIQPVFTSSAVQMPFAVTASIIGTPAKGFGIAGNVVTPQNVSVTGGVSALSRARRLVTDPIDVTGKKADYELTIPIQRPPGIRSISPSSVRVRVNIRPMAKTGER is encoded by the coding sequence ATGATCTCGTTGTTCCTCTGGGCCGTGGTTTACACTCAGACGACGGAAACGAAGCAGGCCACGGTCACCGTTCGGCACCTGGTCAAGAAGGGGCTCGATGAGAGCAAGTACGTTCTGACCAGCGATCTCTCCATTCCGCTTCAGGTTCGCGTGGTCGCTTCGGCAGATCGGCTGAACGAGCTCGAGCTACTTTCCGATCAGCTCGAAGGAACCGTCAATCTCACGTCGGCGTCGCCGGATAAGGACGGGAAGTACATGGCCCCCGTGAGCCTGTGGCCCCCCAAGCTTCGCGACGTGGCGGTTCAGCAGATCCCGCGGATCCCGGTGACGATCGAACCGGTTGTTTCGCGCACCGTACCGGTAGAGGTCAAACCGGTTGGGAAGCTGCCCGAGGGGGCGGGGGAGATCGAAACTCCGGTGCTTCCGGTGCAAAAGACGGTCCGCATCTTCGGCCCGAAGTCGGAGATCGCGAGGGTGGAGGGGGCGCAGGCAACTCTGCCCCTGGGCAACCTCGATCCCATGCAGACCTCGCCGTACGTCTCGGACATCCTTGTCTATGGCAAGGGGCATCTCGATCACGTGCGGGTCGATCCTCCGTCCACCGACATTCAGCCGGTGTTTACTTCGTCGGCGGTCCAAATGCCGTTCGCGGTCACCGCGAGCATTATCGGTACCCCGGCGAAGGGATTCGGAATTGCCGGCAACGTGGTCACTCCTCAGAACGTGTCGGTGACCGGAGGGGTCTCGGCGCTTTCGAGAGCCCGGCGACTGGTAACCGATCCGATCGACGTTACGGGAAAGAAAGCGGACTACGAGCTGACGATCCCGATCCAGCGCCCTCCCGGCATCCGTTCGATTTCCCCGTCTTCGGTGCGTGTCCGGGTTAATATCCGGCCCATGGCCAAGACGGGTGAGCGTTGA
- a CDS encoding DUF1592 domain-containing protein produces the protein MMTFRPIYMLLGSVGLMGFSLMGQVGKAPKPIDGAKIFEQQCAPCHGDKGQGGKGFSKPLVGNRSLAELTKFISQSMPPGPKKCPAPDAAKVAAYIYKTFYSPLAQERNRPARVTLSRLTVRQFRNAVADLVGGSRPVVPAEAGRGLRGEYFKARDLQAKDRVIDRVDPEVKFDFGTDGPEPGKFDPRYFSTVWQGSVLAPDTGEYEFVVRSDQAVRLWVNGYKEPLIDAFVRSKTDVEFKASITLLGGRAYPIRLEFSKATQGVDEPEKQKAKPVQRASVSLLWTRPKHATETIPSRCLFPELSPETYVVTTPFPADDRSIGYERGNSVSKEWDDATTAAALETAAYVASHLTNLSGIQETDPKRKERLIGFCHDFVERAFRRPLSPEIEATYITKQFAATPDLEMAVKRVVLLALQSPRFLYREIGAGKTDSYLTASQLAFELWDTLPDPELRRAAEHNELTTPEQLEKQTERMANDPRAWTKLRDFLMLWLKVDEVPDIVKSAKRFPGFDATTASDLRTSLELFLENKARSKESDYRELMLSRTEFLNGSLAKWYGANLPPDAPFQPVEVDQRSGVITQPYLLARFAYLDNSSPIHRGVLIVRNLLGRTLNPPPSAFAPLAPSLHPDLTTRQRVALQTKPAMCNTCHGIINPLGFTLEKFDAIGRLRDAENGKPIDATGSYLSRSGTVVKFSGADELAKYLATSDEAHSAFVEKLFVHLVKQPPLAYGPKTLPKLQSEFAENQYSIRKLMVRIAVATALDGGRNR, from the coding sequence ATGATGACTTTCCGACCGATCTATATGCTCCTGGGGTCGGTGGGGCTCATGGGTTTTTCACTGATGGGGCAGGTAGGCAAAGCGCCCAAGCCAATCGACGGAGCGAAGATTTTCGAGCAGCAGTGCGCCCCGTGTCATGGCGATAAAGGGCAGGGAGGTAAGGGGTTTTCTAAGCCGCTGGTCGGAAACCGGTCCTTGGCCGAACTTACGAAGTTCATTTCCCAATCGATGCCCCCGGGGCCTAAGAAATGCCCTGCGCCGGACGCGGCGAAGGTGGCCGCGTATATCTACAAGACGTTCTACTCGCCGCTCGCCCAAGAGCGGAATCGGCCGGCGAGGGTGACGCTCTCACGCCTCACCGTTCGCCAATTCCGGAACGCCGTCGCCGACTTGGTCGGCGGCTCGCGCCCCGTCGTGCCGGCCGAAGCCGGACGGGGATTGCGCGGCGAATACTTCAAAGCGCGCGATCTTCAGGCAAAGGACCGGGTGATCGATCGAGTGGACCCGGAAGTGAAATTCGACTTCGGAACCGACGGGCCGGAACCCGGCAAGTTCGATCCCCGCTACTTCTCCACCGTCTGGCAAGGCAGCGTCCTCGCGCCGGACACAGGCGAGTACGAGTTTGTCGTCCGATCAGATCAGGCGGTACGGCTGTGGGTGAACGGATACAAGGAGCCGCTCATCGACGCTTTCGTCAGATCGAAAACCGACGTGGAGTTCAAAGCCTCGATCACGCTCCTCGGAGGCCGGGCGTATCCGATCCGGCTGGAGTTTTCGAAGGCGACACAAGGGGTCGATGAACCCGAGAAGCAGAAGGCGAAGCCGGTGCAAAGAGCCTCGGTCTCGCTCCTGTGGACGCGTCCCAAGCACGCCACCGAGACGATTCCGTCGCGATGCCTCTTTCCCGAGTTGTCGCCGGAGACATACGTCGTCACGACCCCGTTTCCCGCCGATGATCGTAGCATCGGCTACGAACGCGGAAATTCGGTCTCGAAAGAGTGGGACGACGCCACTACGGCAGCCGCGTTAGAGACTGCAGCTTACGTGGCAAGTCATCTCACCAACCTATCCGGAATCCAAGAAACCGATCCCAAGCGCAAGGAGCGGCTCATCGGCTTCTGCCACGACTTCGTCGAACGCGCCTTCCGCCGCCCGTTGTCCCCGGAAATCGAAGCCACCTACATCACGAAACAGTTCGCGGCCACCCCCGACCTCGAGATGGCGGTGAAGCGAGTCGTTCTTCTCGCGCTGCAATCCCCCCGGTTTCTGTACCGAGAGATCGGTGCCGGAAAGACGGATAGCTATCTCACCGCCTCCCAACTCGCATTCGAGCTATGGGACACCCTGCCGGACCCTGAGCTGCGCCGTGCCGCCGAACATAACGAGCTAACCACGCCGGAGCAACTCGAAAAGCAAACGGAACGGATGGCGAACGACCCACGCGCCTGGACCAAACTCCGCGACTTCCTGATGCTCTGGCTGAAGGTCGACGAAGTTCCGGACATCGTTAAGAGCGCGAAGCGATTCCCCGGATTCGACGCCACCACCGCCTCCGATCTCCGTACGTCTCTGGAACTGTTCCTAGAAAACAAGGCGAGGAGCAAGGAGTCCGACTACCGGGAGCTCATGCTGAGCCGCACCGAGTTCCTGAACGGCTCGCTTGCCAAATGGTACGGGGCGAACTTACCGCCGGACGCCCCGTTTCAACCGGTGGAAGTCGATCAGCGCTCAGGCGTCATCACCCAGCCGTATTTGTTGGCGAGGTTCGCCTACCTCGACAACAGCTCCCCCATTCACCGCGGTGTTCTGATCGTTCGAAACCTGCTCGGCCGAACGTTGAATCCGCCTCCGTCCGCGTTCGCGCCGCTCGCTCCCAGCCTTCACCCCGACCTCACCACGAGGCAACGCGTCGCGCTGCAAACCAAGCCAGCGATGTGCAACACCTGCCACGGGATCATCAACCCGCTCGGATTTACGCTCGAGAAATTCGATGCGATCGGTCGCTTGCGCGACGCCGAGAATGGGAAGCCGATCGACGCCACCGGCAGCTATCTGTCGCGTAGCGGAACCGTCGTCAAGTTCTCCGGAGCGGACGAGCTCGCCAAATATTTGGCGACGAGCGATGAAGCCCACTCGGCGTTCGTCGAAAAACTGTTCGTCCACCTCGTCAAACAGCCGCCGCTGGCTTACGGACCGAAGACTCTTCCAAAGCTTCAATCGGAATTCGCAGAGAACCAATATAGTATTCGTAAGCTGATGGTGCGGATCGCGGTGGCGACGGCGCTGGATGGCGGGAGAAACAGATGA
- a CDS encoding bifunctional 3,4-dihydroxy-2-butanone-4-phosphate synthase/GTP cyclohydrolase II: protein MNEFASIPEALEELKAGRLIVVVDDPDRENEGDLVCAGETCTPELMNFMILHGRGVPFIPTTAERLAELQIPMMTKQNTARHGTAMAETVDALHGATTGVSAFDRARTVEVFVDENASPDDLARPGHIIPLRAEKGGVLKRAGHTEAIVDLCVLAGFKPVGVGCEILNEDGTMMRLDNLVPFAEKHGLKIVTIADLIAYRRKHERLVTRVAGPIDFPTKFGHFTLYAYETSVEPNPYVAIVKGDVCTEEPVLVRIHSSCLTGDLMGSLRCDCGDQLELALRKIEEAGQGVVLYIAQEGRGIGLINKLRAYELQDQGLDTVEANVALGFKADLRDYGLGAQVLADLGLRKLRLMTNNPKKVSGLQGYGLEIVEHVPLLAEPAEEREKYLATKKSKMGHMLP, encoded by the coding sequence GTGAACGAATTCGCATCGATCCCGGAAGCGCTCGAAGAATTGAAGGCAGGGCGGCTGATCGTCGTGGTCGATGACCCGGACCGGGAGAATGAGGGCGATCTGGTGTGCGCGGGGGAAACCTGCACGCCGGAGCTGATGAACTTTATGATCCTGCACGGTCGAGGCGTGCCGTTCATTCCCACCACCGCCGAGCGGCTGGCCGAGCTTCAAATTCCGATGATGACGAAGCAAAATACCGCCCGCCACGGCACCGCAATGGCGGAAACCGTGGACGCCCTGCACGGAGCGACGACCGGAGTATCCGCGTTCGACCGGGCGCGGACGGTCGAGGTCTTCGTCGATGAGAACGCCTCGCCGGACGACCTCGCCCGCCCCGGGCACATCATTCCGCTCCGCGCCGAGAAAGGTGGCGTCCTGAAACGAGCCGGGCATACCGAGGCGATCGTGGACCTTTGCGTCCTCGCCGGGTTCAAGCCGGTCGGAGTCGGCTGCGAGATCCTCAACGAAGACGGCACCATGATGCGGCTGGACAACTTGGTTCCGTTCGCAGAGAAGCATGGACTGAAGATCGTCACGATCGCGGATCTGATCGCCTATCGTCGCAAGCACGAGCGGCTGGTCACTCGGGTAGCCGGGCCTATCGACTTTCCCACCAAGTTTGGGCACTTCACCCTCTATGCCTACGAAACAAGCGTGGAGCCGAATCCTTACGTGGCGATCGTCAAGGGGGACGTCTGCACCGAGGAGCCGGTCCTGGTCCGCATCCATTCGAGCTGCCTCACCGGCGACCTGATGGGCTCGCTACGGTGCGACTGCGGCGACCAATTGGAGCTGGCGCTCCGCAAAATCGAGGAGGCCGGCCAGGGCGTCGTGCTTTACATCGCCCAGGAAGGCCGTGGCATCGGCCTGATCAATAAGCTGCGAGCCTATGAATTGCAGGATCAAGGCCTCGATACGGTGGAGGCAAACGTAGCGCTTGGCTTTAAGGCTGATCTTCGGGACTACGGCCTGGGCGCGCAAGTCTTGGCCGACCTCGGTCTACGTAAGCTGCGACTGATGACGAACAACCCGAAGAAGGTAAGCGGCCTCCAAGGCTACGGCCTCGAGATCGTGGAGCACGTCCCGCTTCTGGCCGAGCCTGCCGAGGAGCGAGAGAAGTATTTGGCTACCAAGAAGTCGAAAATGGGCCACATGTTGCCTTGA
- a CDS encoding type II toxin-antitoxin system VapC family toxin — protein sequence MVFLDANVPMYLVGADHPHKSTAAALVQRLVIGRQRLVTDAEVFQEILHRYVSIRRLEAIQPAFDLLSSLVDEVYPIDLEVVSAAKSLVLSYQGLSARDGIHIAVMARHEVSRIVSFDDGFDRVPGIERLCTL from the coding sequence TTGGTCTTCCTTGACGCGAACGTCCCGATGTACCTGGTAGGTGCGGATCACCCCCATAAATCAACGGCCGCCGCGCTCGTCCAACGATTGGTGATTGGCCGCCAACGACTCGTCACGGACGCGGAGGTCTTTCAGGAGATCCTTCATCGCTATGTTTCCATCAGGAGGCTAGAAGCGATTCAACCGGCGTTCGATCTTCTATCGAGCTTGGTCGACGAGGTCTATCCCATCGATCTGGAAGTGGTAAGCGCCGCCAAGTCTCTTGTGCTCAGCTATCAAGGGCTTTCGGCGAGAGATGGTATTCACATTGCGGTAATGGCTCGTCACGAAGTCTCGCGGATCGTGAGTTTCGACGACGGTTTCGATAGGGTCCCGGGCATCGAACGGCTATGTACTCTGTAG
- a CDS encoding glycoside hydrolase family 2 TIM barrel-domain containing protein, which yields MLAMAVLAPILVLPVQVPAVVRLRHDAAGYSLTVDGKPFFIKGVGGDGPKAPLVKLGANAFRTWDADKIDDQLDEAKRLGLKVVVGIWLGHKEHGFKYDDPKMVADQLTKAKLAVSRYRNHPAVLMWALGNEMEGYADGGDPNMWGAVEQMAREVKQIDPNHPTMTVVAEVGGKRVESIHKLCPDIDVVGINSYGGAPSIAERYRKAGGTKPYVITEFGTLGPWEVGKTAWGAPIEPTSTAKADFFRRGYEGGVLGAKDLCLGSFAFTWGHKQEATSTWFGMLLPTGERLGAVDTMSELWSGKPLPNRAPLIDNLGIEGVAEVAVGATIRATVKASDPEGDELKYRWVLQREASDRGVGGAAESVPPVYPDAVTASGPTASVVVPAAGHYRIFVYIYDNHGGAAVANVPISVKQ from the coding sequence ATGCTCGCGATGGCAGTTCTCGCCCCGATTCTTGTCTTGCCGGTTCAGGTCCCCGCCGTCGTCCGCCTCCGGCACGACGCCGCCGGCTACTCGCTGACCGTCGACGGCAAGCCATTCTTCATCAAAGGGGTGGGCGGCGATGGCCCGAAGGCGCCGCTTGTGAAATTGGGTGCGAACGCTTTTCGAACGTGGGACGCGGACAAGATCGACGATCAGCTCGACGAGGCCAAGCGGCTAGGGCTCAAGGTCGTGGTGGGGATCTGGCTGGGCCATAAGGAGCACGGATTCAAATACGACGACCCGAAGATGGTCGCCGACCAACTCACCAAGGCTAAGCTGGCCGTCAGCCGGTACCGGAACCATCCGGCGGTGCTGATGTGGGCGCTTGGCAACGAGATGGAAGGGTACGCCGACGGCGGCGACCCCAACATGTGGGGCGCCGTCGAGCAGATGGCGAGAGAGGTCAAACAGATCGATCCTAACCATCCCACCATGACGGTGGTCGCCGAAGTGGGAGGGAAGCGGGTGGAGAGCATCCACAAGCTCTGCCCCGATATCGACGTGGTCGGAATCAACAGCTACGGCGGGGCCCCTTCCATCGCGGAGCGGTATCGAAAGGCGGGTGGAACCAAGCCGTACGTGATCACCGAGTTCGGGACCCTGGGCCCGTGGGAGGTGGGAAAGACGGCGTGGGGCGCCCCGATCGAACCTACAAGCACGGCTAAGGCCGATTTCTTCCGGCGCGGTTACGAGGGAGGAGTTTTGGGGGCCAAGGATCTCTGCTTGGGCTCGTTCGCCTTCACGTGGGGCCACAAGCAGGAGGCGACCTCGACCTGGTTTGGCATGCTATTGCCCACCGGCGAGCGACTTGGCGCGGTCGATACGATGTCCGAGCTCTGGTCGGGCAAGCCGCTGCCGAACCGAGCGCCCTTGATCGACAACCTTGGCATCGAGGGCGTCGCCGAGGTTGCGGTGGGCGCCACGATCAGGGCGACGGTCAAGGCGAGCGATCCCGAAGGGGACGAGCTGAAATATCGCTGGGTGCTCCAGCGCGAGGCGTCCGACCGGGGGGTCGGGGGCGCGGCCGAGTCGGTGCCTCCGGTTTATCCGGATGCGGTGACGGCGTCCGGCCCGACCGCGTCGGTCGTCGTTCCCGCCGCCGGACACTATCGGATCTTCGTGTACATCTACGACAACCACGGCGGCGCAGCGGTGGCGAACGTGCCGATCTCGGTTAAGCAGTAG
- a CDS encoding DUF1552 domain-containing protein, with amino-acid sequence MINRRDFLRHFGLGAAVFPFISNLPGLIPENKGKRKQRLVVLFSPDGIVPTTFWPDAEGANFDFKQSLSPLKGFKDRTLVLRGVSDRVRGDGDNHMRGIGCLLTGSELFPGNVQGGSDTPAGWASGISIDQEIKNYLQKSTETRTRFGSLEFGVMVPDHADTWTRMCYAGPNKPIAPIDDPYQMFGKLYGQLKDQETLKSVLDDLREDLAKVRSQIGVADRQLLDEHTTLVREMEKEILAARTNDVGHAVPVIEPGVRRLNDNIPKISKLQIDLMVSSFVADSTRVATLQYTNSVGQARMTWLGIQEGQHDLSHEPDSNKDAQEKLTKINEWYCSQLAYLAQRLAETKEPDGTGTMLDNTLIVWTNELGQGNSHTLENIPFVLVGGGLGFQMGRSLKYNHLPHNRLLMSLAHGFGHHIDRFGNPDFCAAGVLPNLT; translated from the coding sequence ATGATCAACCGACGCGACTTTCTGCGGCATTTCGGGCTCGGCGCGGCGGTCTTCCCGTTCATCTCCAATCTTCCCGGTCTGATTCCCGAGAATAAGGGGAAGCGCAAGCAACGATTGGTCGTCTTGTTCAGCCCGGACGGGATCGTGCCCACCACGTTCTGGCCGGATGCCGAAGGGGCCAATTTCGATTTCAAACAATCGCTTTCGCCTCTGAAAGGATTCAAGGATCGCACCTTGGTGTTGCGCGGCGTTTCCGACCGGGTTCGCGGAGATGGCGACAACCACATGCGCGGCATCGGTTGCCTGCTGACCGGCTCGGAGCTCTTTCCGGGGAACGTACAGGGCGGCTCCGACACCCCCGCCGGTTGGGCGAGCGGGATCTCAATCGACCAGGAGATCAAGAATTATCTGCAGAAGTCGACCGAGACACGCACCCGGTTCGGCTCCCTAGAGTTCGGCGTCATGGTTCCCGACCACGCCGACACCTGGACCCGGATGTGTTACGCCGGCCCGAACAAGCCGATCGCCCCGATCGACGATCCGTACCAAATGTTCGGGAAGCTATACGGGCAGCTCAAAGATCAGGAGACGTTGAAGAGCGTGCTCGACGACCTGCGAGAAGATCTCGCCAAAGTCCGCTCGCAGATCGGAGTTGCCGACCGCCAACTACTGGACGAGCACACGACCCTCGTCCGAGAAATGGAGAAGGAGATCCTCGCCGCTCGAACCAACGACGTCGGGCACGCGGTTCCGGTGATCGAGCCCGGCGTCCGGCGGCTGAACGACAACATCCCCAAAATCAGCAAGCTTCAGATCGACCTGATGGTGTCGAGCTTCGTCGCCGACTCGACCCGAGTGGCGACGCTTCAGTACACGAATTCCGTGGGCCAAGCGAGGATGACGTGGCTCGGAATCCAAGAAGGGCAGCACGACCTCTCGCATGAGCCCGACAGCAACAAAGACGCCCAAGAAAAGCTGACCAAGATCAACGAATGGTACTGCTCGCAGCTCGCGTACCTCGCGCAACGGCTCGCCGAGACCAAGGAACCGGACGGCACGGGGACGATGCTCGACAACACGCTCATCGTGTGGACCAACGAGCTTGGCCAGGGAAATTCGCACACGCTTGAGAACATCCCGTTCGTGCTGGTCGGCGGTGGACTCGGTTTCCAGATGGGCCGCTCGCTCAAGTACAACCACCTCCCGCATAACCGCCTACTGATGTCGCTCGCCCACGGCTTCGGCCACCACATCGACCGCTTCGGCAACCCCGATTTCTGCGCGGCCGGGGTATTGCCAAACCTAACGTAG